A genome region from Flavobacterium sp. includes the following:
- a CDS encoding integrase core domain-containing protein yields MRNNSQDSTLERNYLEKYRFLIKEYEQVKNKTHPLHKKAMDFYKANDTCRKSFLKYYNRYKQSGKSLDLLPQKRGPKYKTRRPLPFIERKVIELREKGNNKYEIVSILKPKLGKNTPSYSGVYNILKRNKINRLTPKIKKNHQKIIKERMGQLGHIDCHHLSKSIIKGENRKLYLVCIIDDYSRIAWAELIPDITSLTVMFASLKCLNILSDHYEIKFEEILSDNGPEFGIKTSQQKYNHPFERMLMELGIVHRHTKPYRPQTNGKVERFWRTLEDDLLRETDFDSLEELKEELLQYLYYYNHERPHQGIDGKKPIEMINPLPK; encoded by the coding sequence ATGAGAAATAACAGTCAGGATTCAACATTAGAGAGAAACTATTTAGAGAAGTATCGTTTTTTAATAAAAGAATATGAGCAAGTAAAAAACAAGACTCATCCGTTGCATAAAAAGGCGATGGATTTTTACAAGGCAAATGACACCTGCAGAAAAAGCTTCTTAAAGTATTATAACCGTTATAAGCAGAGCGGTAAGTCTTTGGATCTGCTTCCTCAGAAGCGTGGTCCAAAATACAAGACAAGACGTCCTCTGCCATTTATAGAACGAAAAGTAATTGAATTAAGGGAAAAAGGAAACAACAAATATGAAATTGTTAGTATCTTAAAGCCAAAATTAGGAAAAAACACACCTTCATATTCAGGAGTTTATAATATTTTAAAGCGTAATAAAATAAACAGGTTAACTCCGAAGATTAAAAAGAATCATCAAAAAATAATCAAGGAAAGAATGGGACAGCTTGGTCATATTGATTGTCATCACTTAAGCAAAAGCATCATAAAAGGAGAAAATCGAAAATTGTACTTAGTATGTATAATTGACGACTACAGCCGGATTGCCTGGGCAGAATTAATCCCAGACATCACTAGTTTAACGGTTATGTTTGCGTCATTAAAATGCTTAAACATCTTAAGCGATCATTATGAGATAAAATTTGAAGAGATTTTATCTGACAATGGACCTGAATTTGGAATCAAAACCAGCCAGCAGAAATATAACCATCCTTTTGAGAGAATGCTTATGGAATTGGGAATTGTTCACAGACATACAAAACCTTATAGACCACAGACAAACGGGAAGGTCGAACGCTTCTGGCGAACTCTTGAAGATGATCTGCTCAGAGAAACTGATTTTGATTCTTTGGAAGAACTAAAAGAAGAATTATTACAATATTTATATTACTATAATCACGAAAGGCCACATCAGGGAATTGATGGAAAAAAGCCAATCGAAATGATAAATCCGTTACCGAAATAA
- a CDS encoding U32 family peptidase, whose protein sequence is MKKKIEILAPARDLIGGIAAINSGADAVYIGAPQFGARSNANNSIEDVAELVKYAHLFNAQVFVVINTILYDNELETCRAMIWELYDIGVDALIIQDMAIMEMDLPPIVLHASTQANNRDADKIKFLKDAGIKRVVLARELNLHQIKTIYDHADVELEFFVTGALCVSFSGNCYMSVANGERSANRGSCAQNCRLPYNLIDGNGETLIRNSHLLSIKDLDVSDQIPNLIEAGIVSFKIEGRLKDVAYVKNNVSYLRQKLDSFLEGSDKYTKASSGKCTYTFDSTLSRTFNRGYTDYFVNERHSSIGSWESPKSKGQYIGKLIRTVGNAYEIENGELLNNGDGLCFINENNEADGIYVNKAENGKVYPNVLKEIKDGTFIYRNNDAAFIKIVEREDSAVRKLSTTLLLTETETGFQLIATDEDGNVSTVNLEHPKEQTKTGESIEENIKTQLAKTGFTPYTADEINIMFSQNWFLPISKINEMRRNVYEQLSEIRLANYVREEHQLVKTSHPYPETKLDFMYNVSNKTARKFYERHGVTEIEKAFELQWDPGKSRVMTTKYCIKYELKKCPIHQKDIVGVKVKEPLVLKQGELEYKLKFNCKPCEMEIWEKDAEFEIEEDHFH, encoded by the coding sequence ATGAAGAAGAAAATCGAAATATTAGCTCCTGCCAGAGATTTAATTGGAGGAATCGCAGCCATAAATAGTGGTGCCGATGCTGTATATATTGGTGCGCCGCAATTTGGCGCACGTTCAAATGCCAACAACTCAATCGAAGATGTGGCTGAATTGGTAAAATACGCTCACCTATTTAACGCACAGGTTTTTGTGGTTATCAATACTATTTTATATGATAACGAATTAGAAACTTGCCGCGCCATGATTTGGGAATTATATGATATTGGTGTAGATGCACTAATTATTCAGGATATGGCGATTATGGAAATGGACTTACCTCCTATCGTCCTTCACGCCAGCACACAAGCTAATAATCGTGATGCAGACAAAATTAAATTCTTAAAAGACGCTGGTATCAAACGTGTGGTTTTAGCACGTGAATTAAACCTGCATCAAATTAAAACTATATACGATCACGCTGATGTTGAGCTAGAGTTTTTCGTAACTGGAGCATTATGTGTTTCTTTTAGCGGAAACTGTTATATGAGTGTGGCAAACGGAGAACGCAGTGCGAACCGTGGTTCTTGCGCACAAAACTGCCGTTTACCCTATAACTTAATCGACGGAAACGGAGAAACTTTAATCAGAAACAGTCACTTACTTTCGATTAAAGATTTAGACGTTTCAGATCAGATTCCGAATTTGATTGAAGCTGGAATTGTTTCTTTTAAAATCGAAGGACGTTTAAAAGATGTGGCTTACGTAAAAAATAACGTATCTTATTTACGTCAAAAATTAGACAGCTTTTTAGAGGGAAGCGATAAATACACTAAAGCTTCTTCTGGAAAATGTACGTATACTTTTGATTCTACTTTAAGCAGAACTTTCAATCGTGGTTACACCGATTATTTCGTAAACGAAAGACACAGCTCTATTGGTTCTTGGGAAAGCCCAAAATCAAAAGGTCAATATATTGGAAAATTAATCCGAACTGTTGGAAACGCTTACGAAATCGAAAACGGCGAATTATTAAACAACGGCGACGGACTTTGTTTCATCAACGAAAATAATGAAGCCGACGGAATCTACGTAAACAAAGCCGAAAACGGAAAAGTATATCCAAACGTTTTAAAAGAAATCAAAGACGGAACTTTCATTTATAGAAATAACGACGCTGCTTTCATCAAAATTGTTGAAAGAGAAGATAGTGCCGTTCGTAAATTAAGCACCACTTTATTGCTTACTGAAACGGAAACTGGTTTCCAATTAATCGCAACCGATGAAGATGGAAATGTAAGTACTGTTAACTTAGAACATCCAAAAGAGCAAACAAAAACGGGCGAGTCTATAGAAGAAAACATTAAAACGCAATTAGCAAAAACAGGTTTCACGCCTTATACAGCTGATGAAATCAACATTATGTTTTCTCAAAACTGGTTCCTTCCTATTTCAAAAATCAACGAAATGCGAAGAAATGTTTACGAACAATTATCAGAAATTCGTTTGGCAAATTACGTTCGTGAAGAACATCAATTGGTAAAAACGTCGCATCCGTATCCAGAAACGAAACTGGATTTTATGTACAACGTTTCGAACAAAACAGCTCGTAAATTCTACGAACGTCACGGTGTTACCGAAATCGAAAAAGCTTTTGAATTACAATGGGATCCAGGAAAATCTCGTGTAATGACAACTAAATATTGCATTAAATACGAATTAAAAAAATGCCCAATACATCAAAAAGACATAGTTGGTGTTAAGGTAAAAGAACCATTAGTATTGAAACAGGGAGAATTGGAATATAAATTAAAATTCAACTGTAAACCCTGTGAAATGGAAATCTGGGAAAAAGATGCTGAATTTGAGATTGAAGAAGATCATTTTCATTAA
- a CDS encoding PA2169 family four-helix-bundle protein, giving the protein MIHTDETTQETVKTLEGLISILEDGKLGYTNAAEHVDNLAMKSDFLDYARERALYIVELQDEINKLGKSTDTSGGGPLGALHRTWIDIKSSFTGGDTEAIINACITGEEAAIEKYKMALEENHLEHSQVFVVSKQLNGIQNTLSQIKMRAN; this is encoded by the coding sequence ATGATACATACAGATGAAACCACACAAGAAACGGTTAAAACTTTAGAAGGATTAATTTCAATTCTTGAAGATGGAAAACTAGGATATACCAATGCAGCCGAACATGTAGACAATCTGGCGATGAAAAGTGATTTTCTGGACTATGCACGCGAAAGAGCCTTGTATATTGTAGAACTTCAGGACGAAATCAATAAACTCGGAAAATCAACCGATACTTCTGGCGGAGGTCCGCTTGGAGCTCTACACAGAACATGGATTGATATTAAATCTTCTTTCACAGGAGGAGATACTGAAGCCATTATCAATGCCTGTATTACAGGTGAAGAGGCAGCAATTGAAAAATATAAAATGGCACTCGAAGAAAACCATCTTGAACACAGTCAGGTTTTCGTTGTTTCAAAACAACTAAATGGTATTCAAAATACTTTATCACAAATTAAAATGAGAGCAAACTAA
- a CDS encoding pyridoxal phosphate-dependent aminotransferase yields the protein MNHILSDRINNLATSQTLAMAALARELKAQGKDIISLSLGEPDFNTPDFIKEAAKKAIDENYSTYSPVDGYLELKEAICRKFKRDNDLEYKPSQIVVSTGAKQSLYNIAQVMLNDGDEVILPAPYWVSYFEIVKLSGGVPVEVPTSVETDFKITPEQLEAAITPKTKMMWFSSPCNPSGSVYSREELTALAKVLEKHPNIYVVADEIYEHINFSGTFCSIGSIPGMLEKTITVNGVAKAFAMTGYRIGYIGAPEFIAKACTKIQGQVTSGANSVAQRATITAVDADPKVLNEMVQAFHGRRDLVVGLLKEIPGVKINVPEGAFYVFPDVSSFFGKTLKGHEIKDANDVSMYLLAEANVATVTGDAFGNPNCIRFSYATSNDILKEALRRIKEALTA from the coding sequence ATGAATCATATTCTTTCGGACAGAATCAACAACCTTGCAACTTCGCAAACATTAGCAATGGCCGCTTTGGCAAGAGAATTAAAAGCACAAGGAAAAGACATTATCAGTTTAAGTTTAGGTGAACCAGATTTCAACACACCAGACTTTATCAAAGAAGCTGCAAAGAAAGCAATCGACGAAAATTACAGTACGTATTCTCCAGTAGATGGTTATTTAGAATTAAAAGAGGCTATCTGCAGAAAATTCAAAAGAGACAATGATTTAGAGTACAAACCATCTCAAATCGTAGTATCTACAGGAGCAAAACAATCTTTATACAACATTGCACAAGTAATGTTAAACGACGGTGACGAAGTTATTTTACCGGCACCATACTGGGTTTCTTATTTCGAAATCGTAAAACTTTCTGGCGGAGTTCCGGTTGAAGTGCCAACTTCTGTAGAAACAGATTTCAAAATTACACCAGAACAATTAGAAGCTGCTATCACGCCAAAAACAAAAATGATGTGGTTTTCTTCTCCATGTAACCCATCTGGGTCTGTTTACAGCAGAGAAGAATTAACAGCGCTTGCAAAAGTTTTAGAAAAACACCCAAATATTTACGTAGTTGCTGATGAAATTTATGAGCACATTAATTTCTCAGGAACTTTCTGCAGTATCGGTTCAATTCCGGGAATGTTAGAAAAAACAATCACTGTAAACGGAGTTGCAAAAGCATTTGCCATGACAGGATATAGAATTGGTTACATCGGAGCTCCTGAATTTATCGCAAAAGCGTGTACAAAAATCCAGGGACAAGTAACATCTGGTGCAAACTCTGTAGCACAACGCGCTACAATTACAGCTGTAGATGCAGATCCGAAAGTATTAAACGAAATGGTTCAGGCTTTCCACGGTCGTAGAGATTTAGTGGTTGGATTATTAAAAGAAATTCCGGGAGTAAAAATCAACGTTCCAGAAGGTGCATTCTATGTATTCCCAGACGTTTCTTCTTTCTTCGGAAAAACTTTAAAAGGGCACGAAATTAAAGATGCAAACGATGTTTCTATGTATCTCTTAGCTGAGGCAAACGTAGCAACAGTAACCGGAGACGCTTTCGGAAATCCAAACTGTATTCGTTTCTCTTATGCAACAAGCAACGATATTTTAAAAGAAGCATTACGCAGAATCAAAGAAGCTTTGACTGCATAA